A window of the Agromyces mariniharenae genome harbors these coding sequences:
- a CDS encoding AMP-dependent synthetase/ligase, which yields MIQFDTPAVVPADPDANVTDLLVQRVAATPDSVLFSLPTGDGGWSPVTTREFHDQVVALAKGLVAAGIQPGDKIGLMCKTRYEWTLIDFATWFAGAVLVPIYETSSPSQVKWNVSDSGAIAVIVETPDHFARFDEVHPELPAIRNVWQIDLGDLDKLAAAGTGVSDEEIERRRNLAVGSDIATLIYTSGSTGKPKGCVLTHSNFVELCRNAAVALKEVVADPNGASTLLFITTAHIFARFIAVLSVHAGVRVGHQPDTKQLLPSLGSFKPTFLLAVPRVFEKVYNVSEQKAEAGGKGKIFRAAADTAVAYSTAKEAGKVPFGLKLKFTLFDRLVYGKLRHAMGGNVKYAVSGSAPLGPRLGHFYHALGITILEGYGLTETTAPATVNLATKSKIGTVGPALPGVSVRIADDGEIQVKGVDVFKEYWKNPEATAEAFDGEWFKTGDLGSFDADGFLSITGRKKEIIVTAGGKNVAPAALEDPIRANPLVGQVVVVGDKKPFISALVTLDPEMLPVWLNNNDEDAGMSLEEATNNAAVLAEVQRAIDAANEHVSRAESIRKFTILSTELTEASGHLTPKLSIKRNVILEDFSVEIETMYSGAPATEGHSIVH from the coding sequence GTGATCCAATTCGATACCCCCGCCGTCGTCCCGGCCGACCCCGACGCGAATGTCACGGACCTCCTCGTGCAGCGCGTCGCGGCCACGCCCGACTCGGTGCTGTTCTCCCTCCCCACCGGTGACGGTGGCTGGTCCCCGGTCACGACCAGGGAGTTCCACGACCAGGTCGTCGCCCTCGCGAAGGGCCTCGTCGCCGCCGGCATCCAGCCCGGCGACAAGATCGGCCTCATGTGCAAGACGCGCTACGAGTGGACCCTCATCGACTTCGCGACGTGGTTCGCCGGAGCCGTGCTCGTGCCGATCTACGAGACCAGCTCGCCCTCGCAGGTCAAGTGGAACGTCAGCGACTCCGGTGCCATCGCCGTCATCGTCGAGACGCCCGACCACTTCGCTCGCTTCGACGAGGTGCACCCCGAGCTGCCCGCCATCCGCAACGTGTGGCAGATCGACCTCGGCGACCTCGACAAGCTCGCGGCCGCGGGCACCGGGGTCTCCGACGAGGAGATCGAGCGTCGCCGCAACCTCGCGGTCGGCTCCGACATCGCCACGCTCATCTACACCTCGGGCTCCACCGGCAAGCCCAAGGGCTGCGTGCTCACCCACTCCAACTTCGTCGAGCTCTGCCGCAACGCCGCTGTTGCGCTCAAGGAGGTCGTGGCCGACCCCAACGGCGCCTCCACGCTGCTCTTCATCACCACCGCGCACATCTTCGCCCGCTTCATCGCGGTCCTGTCGGTGCACGCCGGCGTCCGTGTCGGTCACCAGCCCGACACGAAGCAGCTCCTCCCGTCGCTCGGGAGCTTCAAGCCGACGTTCCTCCTCGCGGTGCCGCGGGTCTTCGAGAAGGTCTACAACGTCTCGGAGCAGAAGGCCGAGGCTGGGGGCAAGGGCAAGATCTTCCGCGCCGCTGCCGACACCGCCGTCGCGTACTCGACGGCCAAGGAGGCGGGCAAGGTCCCGTTCGGCCTCAAGCTGAAGTTCACACTCTTCGACCGGCTCGTGTACGGCAAGCTCCGTCATGCGATGGGCGGCAACGTGAAGTACGCCGTCTCGGGTTCGGCCCCGCTCGGTCCGCGCCTCGGCCACTTCTACCACGCGCTCGGCATCACGATCCTCGAGGGCTATGGCCTCACCGAGACCACGGCGCCCGCCACCGTCAACCTCGCGACGAAGTCGAAGATCGGCACGGTCGGCCCGGCCCTCCCTGGTGTCTCGGTCCGCATCGCCGACGACGGCGAGATCCAGGTCAAGGGCGTCGACGTGTTCAAGGAGTACTGGAAGAACCCCGAGGCGACCGCCGAGGCGTTCGACGGCGAGTGGTTCAAGACGGGCGACCTCGGCAGCTTCGACGCCGACGGCTTCCTCTCGATCACCGGCCGCAAGAAGGAGATCATCGTCACGGCCGGTGGCAAGAACGTCGCCCCGGCGGCGCTCGAGGACCCGATCCGCGCCAACCCGCTCGTCGGCCAGGTCGTCGTGGTCGGCGACAAGAAGCCGTTCATCTCGGCGCTCGTGACGCTCGACCCCGAGATGCTGCCGGTCTGGCTGAACAACAACGACGAGGACGCGGGCATGAGCCTCGAGGAGGCCACGAACAACGCGGCCGTCCTCGCCGAGGTGCAGCGGGCCATCGACGCGGCGAACGAGCACGTCTCGCGCGCCGAGTCCATCCGCAAGTTCACGATCCTCTCGACCGAGCTCACCGAGGCGAGCGGGCACCTGACGCCGAAGCTCAGCATCAAGCGCAACGTGATCCTCGAGGACTTCTCCGTCGAGATCGAGACCATGTACTCGGGCGCCCCGGCCACCGAAGGACACTCGATCGTGCACTGA
- the def gene encoding peptide deformylase codes for MPERPIRLFGDPVLKTVSAPVEQIDDRVRSLVADLVDSVRLPGRAGVAASQIGVNLRVFSYNIDGDVGYVINPEIVEVTGDRELIDEGCLSVPGLWHKTPRHPFARVRGIDLDGNEIEVSGTGLMAQALQHETDHLDGILYLDRLEKDERRAAMKEVRESDWF; via the coding sequence TTGCCGGAACGTCCCATTCGCCTGTTCGGCGACCCCGTCCTGAAGACCGTCTCAGCCCCCGTCGAACAGATCGACGATCGGGTGCGCTCGCTCGTCGCCGACCTCGTCGACAGCGTCCGGCTCCCGGGTCGCGCGGGCGTCGCCGCGTCGCAGATCGGCGTGAACCTCCGCGTGTTCAGCTACAACATCGACGGCGACGTCGGCTACGTCATCAATCCCGAGATCGTCGAGGTCACGGGCGACCGCGAGCTCATCGACGAGGGATGCCTCTCGGTGCCGGGCCTCTGGCACAAGACGCCGCGGCATCCGTTCGCCCGAGTTCGCGGCATCGACCTCGACGGCAACGAGATCGAGGTCTCGGGCACGGGGCTCATGGCGCAGGCCCTGCAGCACGAGACCGACCACCTCGACGGCATCCTCTACCTCGACCGCCTCGAGAAGGACGAGCGGCGTGCCGCGATGAAGGAGGTGCGCGAGTCGGACTGGTTCTGA
- a CDS encoding MinD/ParA family ATP-binding protein → MSDDRGDDHDTTRRASGGHAAAVDHGRLAPSTGAHAASALPDSLNIRVDLPPAPRPEMPEDEVAVAIDDVAVNPAVADGGPGTTSVEVVTPALSAAGYRQSYRRDTSPYSALLASDESRLRRERVTTDTGSHVAIVDAPDAEVVPAELPEPSESLTADRLIDLNRAPRPAPHGGFNRFLYEASLHLVNLGDSAKVRAHKALSGRIQKRFEGGARFVPVLTRKGGVGKTTVTTLLGMALADARDDRIIAIDANPDRGTLAERVDRQTRETVRDVVNKASSIGGYTDFSGFLSRDETRLDILASDTDPTLSEAFDDDDYNVVAGLAARYYSIVLTDCGTGIVHSVMRATLQRADSIVIVSGGSVDEARLASETLTWLEANGYGELVRNAVVAINLATQGTHLVKVDEIEAHFASRVREIVRIPYDPQLAAGSVVHWNDLRPVTQHAARELAALVVEGLPADRGH, encoded by the coding sequence CACGCCGCAGCAGTCGACCACGGTCGGCTGGCGCCGTCCACGGGCGCGCACGCCGCGTCGGCCCTGCCCGACAGCCTGAACATCCGCGTCGACCTCCCGCCGGCGCCTCGACCCGAGATGCCCGAAGACGAGGTGGCCGTCGCGATCGACGACGTCGCCGTGAACCCGGCGGTGGCCGACGGCGGGCCGGGCACCACGTCGGTCGAGGTCGTGACGCCCGCGCTGTCCGCGGCGGGCTACCGCCAGTCGTACCGGCGAGACACGTCGCCCTACAGCGCGTTGCTGGCCTCCGACGAGTCCCGGCTGCGCCGGGAGCGCGTCACCACCGACACGGGCAGCCACGTCGCTATCGTCGACGCGCCCGACGCCGAGGTCGTCCCGGCCGAACTGCCCGAGCCGTCGGAGTCGCTGACCGCCGACCGGCTCATCGACCTCAACCGCGCGCCGCGGCCGGCGCCGCACGGCGGGTTCAACCGCTTCCTCTACGAGGCGTCGCTGCACCTGGTCAACCTCGGCGACTCCGCGAAGGTGCGCGCCCACAAGGCGCTGAGCGGCCGCATCCAGAAGCGCTTCGAGGGCGGTGCGCGCTTCGTGCCCGTGCTCACGCGCAAGGGCGGCGTCGGCAAGACGACCGTGACGACCCTCCTCGGCATGGCCCTGGCCGACGCGCGCGATGACCGCATCATCGCCATCGACGCGAACCCCGATCGCGGCACGCTCGCGGAGCGCGTCGACCGGCAGACCCGCGAGACGGTGCGCGACGTCGTGAACAAGGCATCGTCGATCGGCGGCTACACCGACTTCTCGGGGTTCCTCTCCCGCGACGAGACGCGGCTCGACATCCTCGCGTCCGACACCGACCCGACGCTGTCCGAGGCGTTCGACGACGACGACTACAACGTCGTGGCCGGCCTCGCGGCGCGCTACTACTCGATCGTGCTGACCGACTGCGGCACCGGCATCGTGCACTCGGTGATGCGCGCGACGCTGCAGCGCGCCGACTCGATCGTGATCGTGTCGGGCGGCAGCGTCGACGAGGCGCGGCTCGCATCCGAGACGCTCACCTGGCTCGAGGCCAACGGCTACGGCGAGCTCGTGCGCAACGCCGTGGTCGCGATCAACCTGGCGACGCAGGGCACGCATCTCGTCAAGGTCGACGAGATCGAGGCGCACTTCGCCTCACGCGTGCGCGAAATCGTGCGGATCCCGTACGACCCGCAGCTCGCCGCCGGATCCGTCGTGCACTGGAACGACCTGCGTCCCGTGACGCAGCACGCGGCCCGCGAGCTCGCCGCGCTCGTGGTCGAAGGCCTGCCCGCTGACCGCGGGCACTGA